The following nucleotide sequence is from Chloracidobacterium validum.
CCAAATGGCGAAAGCTCGCCACGGGACTGCGGAAGCAGTGCCTCGACCACATCGCCCACGTGCAGGTTGGCTTCTTGCGCCAGGCGCTTGCCCAGAATGACGCCATCCAGTTCGGTGCCGTCCGGGCCGCGGGTCGGGGCAAGGTCAGCCAGTCGGCTGCCGTCGCGCAGCGTCCGCGTCAGCTCGAGTGCGTCGGGCGACTCCGTGAGGTCAACCGCCTTGAGCACGCTGGCGGCTGACCGTGACCCGCTCGAAAGCAGCGCCTCGCGGTAGGTGGTCACCGTGGCCGACCGCACTCCCGGTAAGCGCGTCACCTGGATTTTCAAGTCGCCCGGGTTTTCGAGCGGCCGTCCACCGCGCCGCAGCACGTTGAGGTGGGCGGTGCCGGCCAGGATTTTGGCCTGTAGTTCGGCTTCCATCCCACTTTGAAAGGCCAGCACGGCCGTGAGCGCCCACACGCCAACCGTGATGCCAATCACGGCCAGCCCAGCCACGATGGAAAGCGCAGCTCGCCGCCGTGCGCGGGTGTAGCGCCACGCGATGAACCACACATAACCCATGGGACGCCCCTCGTGTGCCGCCCTTACTTTGTCTCCGCCGTTTGATCGCGCTGGAGCTTCGCATCAATCCGGTTGATTTCTTCGGGGTCGGTCGCCAGGCTGCGCGCCAGCTTCCACTGCCGCCGCGCGCCTTCCAAGTCGCCCATGCGTTCCAGCACATCGCCTAGGTGGTCGTTCAGGGTGGCGTTGCGCCGGTCGTAGCCAAGCGCCTGTTCGATATACTGCTTGGCGAGGTCAAGCCGGTTCTGCTTGAAATAGACCCAGCCCAGGCTGTCGAGAAAAGAACTGTTGGTCGGCTCGATGTTGACGGCGCGCTGCACGAGTGTCAGGGCTTCATCCAGGCGCTCGTTGCGCTCGGCCAGAAAGTAGCCCAGGTTGTTGAGCGCCGTTGGGTTGTCCGGGTCGAGGGAGAGCGCCGTCCGCAACAGTTGCTCGGATTCGGCGTATTGCTTACGGCGTTCGAGAATGGAACTCAACGTGACCAAGTAGGCAATGTTTTTCTCATCGTAGCGAACGGCCTGCCGCGCGGATTGCTCGGCATCCTCGAAGCGGTTGGCGTCACTGAGGACGATGGCTTTCATCTGCGCGACTTCGCCGGAGTCCTCGACTTCTTCGGAGAGCTTTTTCAGCTCCTTCATCGCTTGGTCAACCTGTCCTAGACGGGAGAGTACCTGGGCTTCGAGGTAAGCAAACTGCCGCTCGCTGGGAAATCGCTGCCGAGCGCGACGCACGGCCTTGAGCGCATCTTCGTGCTTGCCTTCATTGCGCAGCCCCTCGATGACGAGGAGATCGGCGAGTGTGCTCTCCGGTCCCAGCAGTCGCCGCATGCGCTCATACGTGGCGTTTTCCTGGTCGGGCTTGCCGGCCGCTTTGTGGGCCGCCGCAATACGCATCAGAATAAGCTCGGCACGCTCACGCTGGCTCTCGCTCACCGAGTTGTCGGGGTTGGAAACACTGCGCAGCGCCGCCTCATAGGCGTCAACGGCTTCACTCATGCGACCTAGTTCAACCAGTGTTTCAGCGAGCGCGTACTGTTGGGCAAGTGTCTCGGTGACATCTTGACCGGCCAGCGCCTGGCGCAGGGTCTTGACCGCTTCCTCGCGGCGGCCACTGCGCCGCTGCACCTGAGCCAGAATCGAAAGCGCTTCTGGATGGTTGGGGCGCTCAGACAAAATTCGCCGCACCTGTTGTTCGGCGTCAGCATAGCGCCCGCCACGCATCAACGCCTCGGCATAGCTGAGAATGAGCCGAAGGTTGTTACCGTTTTCTTCGAGCAACTCCTTGAGGACTTCAATGGCTTCCGTCGTTTGCCCGGAATAGAGCAGGGCCTGGGAAAGCTGGTAGCCCCACTGGGGATTTTCACCGCTCAGGATGTAGGCCTGCCGGGCCGTGCTGGCGGCGTCCCGGTAGCGGCGTTTGCGAAAGTAGAGCTCCGTTGCTGCGGCAAACTCCTCCGGCCCACCCTGATTGGCCCCGATCAACTTGGCATAGGATGAAAGCGCGTTTTCCGTATCATTCAAGTCCCGGTAAAGCCGTCCCAGCAGGCGGTGCACATCCAAGTTGAGTGCATCCAGCTTGGCGACGGTTTCAAAGGCAGCGACCGCTTCACGTGCTTTTTCTGGATTGAGCGAAGCGCCCAGCGCCTGAGCATAGAGCAAGCGCCCAAGCAACCAGTGCGCCATGGCGTCCTCTGGATCGAGCGCCACGGCCTGCCGGGCGTGGACTTCGGCTTCACGCAAATTTCGCCCTTCAAGGTAAAGATTCCCTAACTCGACATGGGCGGCAGCCGCGCCAGGGTCAAGCTTCAGCACCTCTTTGAATGCCTCAATTGCGTTGAGCGGGTCTGCCTGCGCAATGTAGCGCCGCGCCTGCAAAAATTTCTCATAGGCCTGAATCCGCTGCTCGCGCGTTACCTCCGTCCCTGACTGGTCTGCCGTCCGCGACTTCTCCACCGGTGGCTTGGGTGACGGTTTGGGAGACTGTTGGGGCGCGGCCAGCACGGTCATCGAACCGGCCGTAATCAAGCAGCTCGAAAGCAATCTGGTGATAAATAGAACGGGCATGGCAGTGAAGCTCCGAGAAAAGTGGAGAGAAAACAGGGGCGAACAAAACCGTGAGTCCGTTGACTCCGTAACGCCATACGGCGGCGTGCCGTTGCGGTTTATAAATCTAACCGACTTGCCGAAGCATGGGAATGACTCAACGTGGGCTTGGCCGAAGAACTGCTCAACGGCGTCGCCCGCATCCCGAACAGGTCATGACGCCCAAAGCGGTCGGTGGTTCAGTTTTCACGGTCTCGACGATTTTCCGAAAAGCGATGACCGTCCAGGTCTAGGCGCGGGGGGCTAGTCAGGTCCTTGGCACGAGGCCAGGCGGACACTTCACGACTGCGTATCAGATATGCGTATCATCAGATATGCGTATCAGATA
It contains:
- a CDS encoding tetratricopeptide repeat protein, translating into MPVLFITRLLSSCLITAGSMTVLAAPQQSPKPSPKPPVEKSRTADQSGTEVTREQRIQAYEKFLQARRYIAQADPLNAIEAFKEVLKLDPGAAAAHVELGNLYLEGRNLREAEVHARQAVALDPEDAMAHWLLGRLLYAQALGASLNPEKAREAVAAFETVAKLDALNLDVHRLLGRLYRDLNDTENALSSYAKLIGANQGGPEEFAAATELYFRKRRYRDAASTARQAYILSGENPQWGYQLSQALLYSGQTTEAIEVLKELLEENGNNLRLILSYAEALMRGGRYADAEQQVRRILSERPNHPEALSILAQVQRRSGRREEAVKTLRQALAGQDVTETLAQQYALAETLVELGRMSEAVDAYEAALRSVSNPDNSVSESQRERAELILMRIAAAHKAAGKPDQENATYERMRRLLGPESTLADLLVIEGLRNEGKHEDALKAVRRARQRFPSERQFAYLEAQVLSRLGQVDQAMKELKKLSEEVEDSGEVAQMKAIVLSDANRFEDAEQSARQAVRYDEKNIAYLVTLSSILERRKQYAESEQLLRTALSLDPDNPTALNNLGYFLAERNERLDEALTLVQRAVNIEPTNSSFLDSLGWVYFKQNRLDLAKQYIEQALGYDRRNATLNDHLGDVLERMGDLEGARRQWKLARSLATDPEEINRIDAKLQRDQTAETK